A portion of the Shewanella sp. SNU WT4 genome contains these proteins:
- the folE gene encoding GTP cyclohydrolase I FolE, with protein sequence MALSDAARKVQTALLERGLETPMLPSVLSADVRKDKIEQHMRSILELMSLDLSDDSLADTPRRIAKMYVDEIFSGLDYANFPKITVIENKMQFDEMVRVQDISMTSTCEHHLVTIDGVATVAYLPRNNIIGLSKINRIVRFFAQRPQVQERLTQQVLVALQTLLETQDVAVKMDAVHYCVKSRGVMDSTSSTTTTALGGIFKTNPATRAEFLHP encoded by the coding sequence ATGGCACTCTCAGACGCAGCACGCAAAGTGCAAACGGCATTGTTAGAACGTGGGTTAGAAACCCCGATGCTGCCCTCAGTTCTGTCTGCTGACGTTCGCAAAGATAAGATTGAACAGCACATGCGCTCAATCCTCGAATTAATGTCGCTAGATTTAAGCGATGACAGCCTAGCTGACACCCCAAGACGCATTGCCAAGATGTATGTCGATGAGATTTTCTCTGGCCTAGATTATGCCAACTTTCCAAAAATCACTGTCATCGAAAACAAAATGCAGTTTGATGAAATGGTGCGCGTGCAAGATATCAGCATGACTAGCACTTGTGAGCATCATTTAGTCACCATAGATGGCGTGGCGACTGTGGCTTATTTGCCGCGTAACAACATCATAGGGCTATCGAAAATTAATCGCATAGTGCGCTTTTTTGCCCAGCGGCCACAAGTGCAAGAGCGCTTAACTCAGCAAGTTTTAGTGGCACTGCAAACCTTGCTTGAAACACAAGATGTCGCAGTAAAAATGGATGCCGTGCATTACTGCGTTAAATCTCGCGGCGTGATGGACTCCACCAGCTCCACCACTACCACGGCTTTAGGCGGAATTTTTAAAACTAACCCTGCCACCCGCGCCGAGTTTTTGCACCCCTAA
- the pyrE gene encoding orotate phosphoribosyltransferase encodes MKAYQREFIEFALERQVLKFGEFTLKSGRHSPYFFNAGLFNTGRDLARLGRFYAAALMDAGIDYDLLFGPAYKGIPIATTTAVALAEHHDVDMPYCFNRKEKKDHGEGGSLVGSELTGKVMLVDDVITAGTAIRESMDIIQAHNASLAGVLIALDRQEKGKGELSAIQEVERDYGCAVIAIITLADLIGYLSEKPGMETELAAVSEYRQQYGI; translated from the coding sequence GTGAAAGCTTATCAGCGAGAGTTTATTGAATTTGCCCTTGAGCGTCAGGTGTTGAAATTTGGTGAGTTTACCTTAAAGTCAGGTCGCCACAGCCCGTACTTCTTTAATGCCGGTTTATTTAATACTGGCCGTGATTTAGCCCGTCTTGGTCGCTTTTATGCCGCCGCCTTAATGGATGCGGGCATTGATTATGATTTGCTGTTTGGCCCAGCCTATAAAGGCATTCCAATCGCAACCACTACCGCTGTGGCGTTAGCTGAGCATCACGATGTTGATATGCCTTACTGCTTTAACCGTAAAGAGAAGAAAGATCACGGTGAAGGCGGTTCATTAGTGGGCAGCGAGTTAACCGGTAAAGTGATGCTGGTGGATGATGTGATCACCGCTGGTACTGCCATTCGCGAGTCGATGGATATTATTCAAGCTCATAACGCGAGTTTAGCTGGCGTGCTGATTGCGCTTGATAGACAAGAGAAAGGCAAGGGCGAGTTATCGGCCATACAAGAAGTCGAGCGTGATTATGGCTGCGCCGTGATTGCGATTATTACCTTGGCTGACTTGATAGGTTATTTGTCTGAAAAGCCAGGCATGGAAACTGAGCTTGCAGCGGTAAGTGAGTATCGACAGCAATACGGTATTTAA
- the rph gene encoding ribonuclease PH yields the protein MRPGKRTPAQTRPITITRNFTAHAEGSVLVEFGETKVLCTASFTEGVPRFLKGQGQGWVTAEYGMLPRSTHSRMDREAARGKQSGRTQEIQRLIGRALRAAVDMKLLGENTIVIDCDVIQADGGTRTAAITGACVALVDALNWARAKGVLKANPLKFLIAAVSVGIFDGEAICDLEYIEDSAAETDMNVVMTETGKLIEIQGTAEGEPFSHEELLEMLELAKHGIREIVDVQKAALN from the coding sequence ATGCGTCCAGGCAAGCGTACCCCAGCACAAACCCGTCCGATCACCATTACCCGTAACTTTACTGCTCATGCTGAAGGTTCAGTGTTAGTGGAGTTTGGTGAAACTAAAGTGCTGTGTACTGCCAGCTTCACTGAAGGGGTTCCGCGCTTCTTAAAAGGCCAAGGCCAAGGCTGGGTAACCGCTGAATACGGCATGCTGCCGCGTTCAACTCACAGCCGCATGGACCGCGAAGCTGCCCGTGGTAAGCAATCTGGTCGTACTCAAGAAATCCAACGCTTAATTGGCCGCGCCCTGCGCGCCGCGGTGGATATGAAATTACTGGGCGAAAACACCATAGTGATTGACTGTGATGTGATTCAAGCCGACGGTGGTACTCGTACCGCGGCTATTACTGGTGCCTGTGTGGCCTTAGTGGATGCCTTAAATTGGGCGCGCGCGAAGGGCGTATTAAAAGCTAACCCATTAAAATTCTTAATTGCCGCCGTCAGTGTTGGTATTTTTGATGGTGAAGCGATTTGCGATTTGGAATACATCGAAGACAGCGCTGCTGAAACCGACATGAACGTAGTAATGACCGAAACCGGCAAGCTTATCGAAATTCAAGGCACGGCAGAAGGTGAGCCGTTTAGCCATGAAGAGTTATTAGAAATGCTGGAGCTGGCCAAGCACGGTATTCGTGAAATTGTCGATGTTCAGAAAGCCGCATTGAATTGA